GCCACAAGGGGATGATGAGAAAGTGTTGTTCTTGCAAGAATTAAGGAATATCAGGGCTCTTTGCAATGGTCCTTGGATCTTAGGCGGAGATTTCAATTTGATTTATCAGGCTGCTGACAAGAATAATGCAAATTTAGATAGAGCTATGATGGGAAGATTCAGGCGTTTTCTAGATGACAATGATCTCAAGGAGATTCCGCTCTTGGGTCGTAAATATACTTGGTCCAATGAGAGGAGATCGCCTACTTTGGTGAGGCTGGATCGGGCTTTTTGTTGTGGTGATTGGGAAAATATTTTTCCTGATGCTGTACTCCAAAGCACAGCAGCCGGGGTTTCAGACCACTGCCCACTTATCCTTGGTTTGAAGGTGTGTACATCTAGCAAGCGAAGATTCCATTTTGAAAGCTTCTGGACCAAATTGCCTGGCTTTCTTGATGCTGTTAAACAGAATTGGGAGGCTGCAGTGCAGTCTACTTGTGCTGTGGAGTGCATCTTCCTTAAATTGCAGCGGCTCAGTAAGGGGCTGCAAAAATGGGGACAACGGAAAGTAGGGAATATTAAAGCCCAATTAGAATTGGCCAAGGAAATACTTCACCGTTTGGAAATTGAAAGAGATTCAAGGGCACTCTCTGATCGTGAGGAATGGCTCAGAAAGAAACTCAAACTTCATTGTCTCAGTCTGGCTTCCCTTGAGCAAACCATTGCACGGCTACGTTCTAGATTTCTTTATCTCCGGGAAGGTGACGCCAATACTGCTTTCTTCCACCAACAAGCTAGatacaggaagaagaagaacttCATCTCAAAATTGCAAGTTGGTAATCAGGTGGTTGTCACACAAGATGAGAAACAGAAAGCAGTGGATGATTTCTATGAGAGCATTCTTGGAACAGCTGAAGAAAGAGATTACACTCTT
The sequence above is drawn from the Miscanthus floridulus cultivar M001 chromosome 15, ASM1932011v1, whole genome shotgun sequence genome and encodes:
- the LOC136507185 gene encoding uncharacterized protein — translated: MRQLGFEEREIIQPEAQDIYSKLFGPLLSDSHVCALAAIFGWEVGTVWNVRGLNNRDRRNSVRDVVISSNADIICLQETKAADKNNANLDRAMMGRFRRFLDDNDLKEIPLLGRKYTWSNERRSPTLVRLDRAFCCGDWENIFPDAVLQSTAAGVSDHCPLILGLKVCTSSKRRFHFESFWTKLPGFLDAVKQNWEAAVQSTCAVECIFLKLQRLSKGLQKWGQRKVGNIKAQLELAKEILHRLEIERDSRALSDREEWLRKKLKLHCLSLASLEQTIARLRSRFLYLREGDANTAFFHQQARYRKKKNFISKLQVGNQVVVTQDEKQKAVDDFYESILGTAEERDYTLDLDILNIQHHNLSELDASFSEEEVWATIKDMPLDKAPGPDGFTGRFYKSY